The Periophthalmus magnuspinnatus isolate fPerMag1 chromosome 10, fPerMag1.2.pri, whole genome shotgun sequence genome segment GTTGGTGTAACCTTAATGCTTGGACACTGAGTGGGCAGGGGGTCCTGGGTTAACTAGCCCTCATAAGACCAGCAGACCCTATCCTGAAGCCCAGGGTTCTCCTTACAACCTAATCAGGCCCAGatattgtagaaaaaaaaatctgttctgtttttcttcgATATTAAAGTGATTTATGAGTCTCTCTTTGAGCATTAAGTGGTACGTTTACAGCACTAGTCCTGGCAGACTCCTGATGGAGATGTGAGTGGACATTTTTATGAACAAGCTGCCATGCCACagaataaatattgttttctttgaGTATGCAGGTGCTTTAATTACTTTCATGCTCAATTTGTACAAAGCAATGGCAAACAATATATGGCCTCTGCCTAATGCTTGTGAGATGTCATAAAAGGCAGCAGGTCCTTCTTCAGCAGCTAAAACATGAGCCGAAGGGGGAGGGAAATATaatgtgaaattaaataaatatgcattACAGTATTGACGCCATTAACGTCAAACCTCTATAGGCGCCATCATGGATCAGTGATATTTCttgtggttaaaagctctgcaCAGCTGGCTGTTGTTAGGCTGCTCCAAGTTAGACATGAGATTTGAGAGCTGTGAAGACTGCACAGTGGGGAGAGCGACTGATGGCATCCTGGGATTCAGCAGATAGTGGTTCATTCAAAGCCTCTGGCAACAACTTGGAAATTGTGCTTATTATCAAGAAGTTATGGGCTCctttattgttcttttatcaATCTTTTTTACATTCAATTTATACTCCAACTAAACTTTGTATCATATTGTCCCATTATGAGCCTGTGACAACAATAACGTTTTcaaaaaaatgcagtatttaAGGTGACTTTGATCATAAATGTAACATGCTCTCAGAGATTATTTTACACTTGCAGACCGGGTCTTAAATATTGACCACTGGCTAATGGCATgagtctctccacagacttcCTGGATCGCTACATGGCCCCTTGCTGGGTCTCTGTCTCATAAACATATGTGCACTCACAGCTCTTGAATATGAACAGATGtttagaaaaaataacaaaacaataacattcatGCAGAGTTTAACTTTAGGTCTATAGAAAACAATGTCTGCATTACAAAGCTAAAGTCTACCCAAGTATGTAAATCtatgttacatttacatttttcatcagACAGTTGGGTATATTAAAGGGTAGAATTTCTTCCTTATATTATAAAAcgtattaaaatgttcatagaAAAATATTGAGATctcctaaaaaaaaattaaaaaaaaaactgcctgGAAGATGCTGTTCAATCACTGTGTGAATTACAAAAAAGTATTAGCCATGACAATTTGTAATTACACTGGTTACAGACAAACAAAAGTTTAGCAGGAAAAAACACCTTGGCAAAAGTAATGCTCCCTACTTTACCCTATAAATATTACTGTAAGCGTGTAAGTGAGGTAACTGAACTACAAACAGTGAGCAGGAGTACCAGAGTCTTGTTTAGTCGGCTATTGTTTTGAATGTGTGCTAGGTCTACAAGTAGCAGCCTGATGCAATGTTTGCTACTGTTTTCCATTAATAGCTGCGTCCTGTGTGTACTTCAGGGAGAAGTCATGTCCCCTCAGGCTTTAAAAGCTGCAGTGGAGCCTCAGTAGTGACGTGTCTATCCTCCttcttcctcacttactttcTTGCTACATCTCAAATGGGAGAAGACACGCAGGTTCACAGCATGGGGAGTGATGACTCGGATAGGGAGAGGCTGTTTCACATCTGATTAGCGTGCCCATGGAAACCATGGGTTGGAGGATCCCTTTGCCCTTGACATCTAGTCTCTAGGGACCAGGGCATCAGTTGGTAGCCTGCCCTACTGTACTGGAAATGAGAATGTAGACTTGTTCAATGATAAACACAGTCTTTCAAGAGCAGAGAGCCCATCCAACCAGTGACCTTCTAACCACAAATTCACCCCGTAAaaagagtgtgagtgtgaataaaacaacagGCAGTCAAGTAGTGCGGAGCGTCGGGAGCTTCATTAGTGGTCTGAGTGAAGCTTTGGCCCTTTGAACTCACAGAGCTGTGATCACTGCTTAGTGTGTGGCCTCATCATTTCAGACTAAGAGACTCATGAATGAAtacagcaagaaaatacattcaCTGCCAAACATTTTAGAGTGTGCTGAAGAAATAGTAAAATTGAACATTCTGTTTAATATAAAAAGTCCTGCTTTTGGGGGATTAGGCGCCACAGTCAGCAAGGATCAGCATGCtcttgtagtaatatattttataaaacttGGTGATCAGATTAGTTTAGTTGTAACATCAAGCTTGTATTGAACTGTTACAATTTTCATATATATTCTACTTACTTACTGCTTAAAttaaagtgctccactgtgaaaCTTTGCCAGGTGTTACTTTATTAAGTATCAAATGCTGCATGAATATCACCAGTAAGGACAGATTACATCTTCTATAAGTAAAAAGTAAGGTTGCTTCTTCAGAGTACGCAGCTCTATTTCAGTTGCATCCCTAAAAAGTAATTTCCTAAAATGCATATTTTGACTCTCTTTGACGCATATCTcagttttactgttttatgtatatatttaatagGTAATTTTATAAAGCAATAttacaatatcacaatattatTTGGTTTTATCATATTTTCCCATTTATTTCTTATAGATAATCTTTGTAGTTTTTTCTGTAAATTATGGTCCCTTAATCCTTACTGAGCAGATTGACTCTAAAAACattaacagaaaaacagaataaaaaaattacaataaaatgtctaGATAATATCTTTAATATTACAACCTACACTATTACTATTTGCTTCCTCTGTGAAGTTCGCAAAGGGACAAACTGCATTCTGTTAGTCACAAGCTTGGCATTATCCAAGTAAAACAATGCTGCATATCAAACAGCCCCCCACAGAAAAGACAGCCCTTATGACCCCCCTCTATCACCACTGGAGTGGATCACCCAGAGGCCAAGTGCAATGAAACAATGCAGGCTCAGTGCAGCGTCAGAGGACTGATCAAGGTTACACACATTTGTGCAGTGAAATCGGTAAAATGAGAACCTGTCGGAGTTTAGCTGACAATGCcattcttttcttttcaaatgcaAGTGCTTTTCATAGTGGGTGCCATGGTAACTTGGTCTGAAAGTCGGCATGCAACTGGTACCAGTTTCTGCCATGGCCTAGACTTTTACTGGTTAAGTAAAATTTCTGCTACTACATGTCAGATTATGTGAGCTAGGTCAGGTCCATACTGTAAGAATGTGGCAGTGGCTAATAACTGGACAGCTAGCAACCCCAAATGATGCACTGGTGGGCTTAGCATAGGTTAAAAGAATATTTGGCTTGTTCTTGCAGAATGAACACATCAGCTAAATACCTCTGAGCCCCTAATGTGCTTATGTTGGAGCAATAATTTCTGACGGTGGTATGTCTGTCTGAATCTTTGAATATGAAGTGCTTATGTGGTTATGGTGAGCTGAAGCTGCTTACTGTTTAGTGAATGAAGCAGGGCGGCACACGATGGAGACAGCAGGCCTGCGCCTCCAACGTCATGGTAATAATAACCATGGCTACACACACCAGGgcatttctcttcctcttctctacCCATAACTTGAAATAATCACCCCTCaggaataaacctttttttttttttttcaaaattgacGATTAGAACAACCAAATTCTACCAATAACTTACAACTGGTTTATGATCTACTTTAATTGTAGGGCATAATTAGAGTGTGCTATTGTGAAAAGAGGGCAGAAGCTCTAACTAGGTCTTTAATGTAGTCCAAGTGAGGAATGACATAGCCAGGTGTTACATTCTGAACTTATTCAGCAGTTACTTTAACAGTACTATTAGTGAAATAATTTGCATTGTATCAAGACATCAATTGCTTGAAATAAAGatatcaccatcatcatcatcattatcatcgtcatcatcaaaACATGTCTGTATAGATGAACTGGTCAGTTTAAGTTTCAAATGACCACAGTGTGTCTTACATGTAACTAAATGTCTTTGGACAGTTACAGAGCTTACCTAAGCTGCTGCTGATGTTTGAAATCAGAGCACACATACTTCTGGCTTTACAACTATCAATAAACAGTTAATGTCCTTTACTCACACTATTGACCAACAGTAGGTGATATAATGCCACAGTCTGTTATCAAAGCAACTGCTGAAACTCAAAGTGTGGACATTATTCTTTTTCAGTGCTTGGACAAGCACTTAGACAATGTATCCTATCCacagaatgaaatgaaacagagATGATTGGCTAAAGATAAACAATAATCCTCATTACAGGATGCAAACAAGCAAAACTACTATAACAGTAATTTATCTTTAGACTGAAAACTAGTCAGCTAGTTTTATGGACAATTGTACGCTGCATTACCACAAATACTACCCTATATACACAGCATCTCCAAACCAGCTGCACTAGCACCTATGGCCAGGCATTCCCCAAATTCCTCCTTTATTAAACTATAATGAAGGAATTACCGACTGGTCAAAGAGTCAAAGATATgtgaaataatataataaagataaaatgtcatgggcactatacacacacacacacacacacgcaaaaaaaataaatatatatatatatatatatatatatatatatatttttttttttttttttttttttacatgttattgcattgcataAGGACATAGACACACATGCCTCATGGGAAAGGATCAAACAGGATAACTGAAGAGAGGAGATCTCAGGGCCATAAGATGTGTGGAGAAGTCTTCTGTTTATTAAAGCACACTGTCAAATGAAAACCTGATCTGTCTGCCACCTATCATAACATCTTATGCAACACGTACATACACAGACTTGTTAGTATATGGTGTACCTGTCAGAGGGTCAGGCCCTTCCTACAGCCCCACATCGGTTAATTTAAGCTGTCAAACTCATCAGTAGATTAGGGCTTATTTTTAGAAgctttcattatatttttcgATAATGTACTCAGATTAGTTGTGTGGATATTTGTCCGAGAAGGTTCTACCTTCAAAGCTGGTGCTGAGCTGTAGCGGACAGCTTGCCATGGCAATGGACATCTAAATCGTCTCATTATAGACCTGGTTATGACAGGCTGAGCCATGCAGCAGGATGGGCAGATGAGTTGTGTGCACTGAAGTACAATTACTTGGCAGCATGTGTGCGAGTGTGGAGTAGTGTGAGTCCATGTCCATAGTCTAGTCTATCCACTGCTGTAGCACTGAAGTTACAGTAAGTCTCAAATGTCAAGGAGCACACTCCAGAGTGCTTATGGCTAAGGGTGTTTTGGGGCCAAAGGGAAGCAGGGGCCCGATTTAATACTAAGCTTTCAAATCTGTTCCACAGTAGAGCGTTTTAACAGTTAACCCCTTGGATTTGGGTGAAATGAGCCGAATGCCTCAGAATGTGTGAACGTCTCTCATTCAGTCTGCCTCTGCAACAATAACAAACGGATCATAAACAGATTAGAGTTTCAGAGGGCAATGATGGGCTTTAGATGCGGAAATATGCAAGAGATTTTTCCTACAAAAATGAATGAGCCCACTGTTCATGGATAAATATGCTGTGTAATATGGTCACAGAAGCAAATCAGGAAATGGAACTTGAGAACTCTGGTGTTTCAGGGATATCTAAGAAAAACCTTCAGCAAGATGCTGCTCATCTTATTCATGTCGTTCAATGTCTTGGTAGAGTTCACCCCCTCCTAAGCTGTTTCCCCATTTTAATGTAGTGTTTGGTTACTCTTAGTATCCCAGCGGGTTTGTTTATGAAGCCAGGTGTATTGGCACTGCTAACTGCTCTAAAGAGGGCAGCAGCATTGCTTTCATAAGCGGCTTGAGAGCTGCTGTCCTCAGTACACATCCTGTGTTTCTCACCTCACTACTCAACTGGGAGACTTATCTTAAGCTGCAGACTCACCCAAGCCCCAGTAAACCCAAGAAAGGTCATTATCCAGAGATTCTAAAAATGGTGCCAGTATTTCTGACACGGGCGGAAACAAGAATGCCAAGACCCCATCTGGGTGAGGTCAATAAGCTGATTGTCAGTAAATACCCTTCAGTCATTTGTGattcctgtaaaaaaaaaaaaaaagactttcttTGAAGCACAGGTGGTTTGAGTTTCAGTCTACTAATATATGTAATGAGGTCTTTTAAGCATAGACAATGACAATCTTTGGCCATAAACTTTAAAAAgcagtattaaaaaaataataattttagtgtCAAGATATGCCAAGTGGAGGTCTTTGAGACTGTAAGAGGTGAAAAGGTTATAGAGACACCTGAGGTGGAACTAACCATTTGGAAAGAGGGGCTTAAGAGGATCAGGACACAGTTATTGAGAAATGACTGAGACCATATGGGATCACTCTCAGCACACATGTGAACGGCCTGTACCTCAGACTCACTGCCCTCCACAATCTCTGCCTGCGTGTGCTGTAATCTCAAAGGGGGTGACAGAGACATGAGACACTAATGTTTAGATTTGTCTTCTGAGCGTTTGTTCATTTATGTTCTCTTTCAAAGTGCTAAATTGATGAATAGTATCATTGGGTGGGCTAAAGGAGGCCTACAAAAAGTATTGAATGTACTTACCTTGCTGCCTGATGTTTCCTCGAGCATGCTCAGGACTGCAATGTCCTGAGCATGCTTTGTCACCCTGATGGGGCCTGAGCATGTTGCTGATAGAGTAAGCTAACTTTTGAGAGTTTTGAAGTAAATAGTTGTTTGTTTGTCCCACAGGTCCCATGGCCTCCACAGAGCATGGCAGGGAGTTGGAGGAGACAGCCACAGTGAGAAAACTGGTCCCACCAAACCCAGTGAGGACCGGTCAGAGCCACAGACCAGCCGGCTGGAAACGGAGACGTCCACGACCTCGTCTGTCCCATAAGGGGCCTATGCCGTTCTAGAGCAAGGTGAGACCCTCATAATGCAACACACGTACAGggccattaaaacacaaaacaacacttaCTTTGACCTGACTTTGAACTAATTAAACCAGCAAAACACATTCTTGTGGGTGAAAGAAATCTCTAGGAGAATTTCAAATGGTGACAACAATGATGGGAAGCTTTTACAGTTAATGTTAGACATGTTATTCTTGGATTAGAAAATGTGGGAAAAAAAGTTTTTAGATTATTTGACCCTGGATCAACATAACGTATTGTTTTCCTATGAGCTTAAAACATCATTACAGACTACATTCTCTTTTAAAGTGGTGTAGTGTggatcttgtttgttttttaatagtgGACATACTACTACAAGACCTAAAACACAATGTATTTTGCGCACAACTCTGAATTTcacagtaatttagcaattaatcattttttaattattcacaacACTATAGCAACATTTGACTTTAGAAAAGTTGTAATGTTATAAAAAGACAATAATTTACCAGTTTCTGACCACgattacaaaaaacacaaatgaacataTCTTGTATGGGCTGTTCTTTTATaagattatataaatataaaattatgcaAGCCACAGGACAAATATGACACTGTGTTAGGAAGGAATGTTCTGAGGCCTCAGTGCcactccacagacacaatatCCCTGCAGGAGGTCAACAACGCTCACCACAAAGGTGTTCCATAAATTCAACAAAAGACATCAGGCTGGACGGAGTGCCCAGCTGTGGTTAAAGTAGAATCAACAATGTTTTGCAAAGCTTCAATAAATCATACCAAAAAAGAGATAATTATGTATCACCACTGTTGTTTTTTGATTGCCAgctcttgtcttgtcttgtgagACTTTAGAGGTGGTGAAAATCTTTAATTAAAGAGCAGAAAAATAATGTTACACAGCCAATAAAAGGTCCCTGGTTACTGCTTTAACAGGGCAAACAAGCAAATCCAGGAAGTTGTGAAGCTCTTCAAAAGTGAGTAATAGCGCCGTGTTCACAAACACCACTTAAGTTAGAATGAGCTCCTTTCCCCTTTGGCTCTCATCAGTCTGGCAAAGTTCATTAGGTTCAAGGAGTCTTACAGAAACGAGACATTTGAATACACTATTCTCCAATCAAGGAAATAAATCTCTCCAATCAGGAAAACTTGGCCTGCTTTGTatttatgaaataaataaattttaaaagcaGAAATCCAAGGAACAAAGtttgactttttgttttgaGACTTTTCACATGTGAACAGAGGTGTATCCACATATGTGTGCATTAAACTGCAGATGACATTCGGTACAAAATATAGAAATTAATTACTGTATAAATTTGTTGAGACAGATAACCTTGGTGATTACGACGCTGAAATCAATAAGTCCAAAGAAATAAATCAATCACATAAGGGATACTGCACGTCATTTACCTGAGCATTACTGCACTAtaaaaatatgccaattctCTTCATATCACTGCGGAAACCTCACTGTGGTGCAGCAAAATTATACAACACCAATCTCAGGAAATTATCACAGACCAGCAAAAAAGCCAGGAAAGATATAAGAAGTCCGCATAAACAAGGAGGGTCCCTCAGGCCAGTGATAATGCTTTGCTTGTGCTACAGTGTTTTTGTTACTCCCTggtctgtttctctgtcaaagGGCGTGAAATCTGAATGTTACATGTCTGGAGTAACCTCTCTATTGAACAATCAGACCATCTGATCAGACATTGTGCCACAAGGAAGGAACTTGGGGAGCAATATTGTACGAGCGGAAATTGAAACTCCTCTTTCAAGCATTAAATGACTTCTATACATGCAAGAACCATGCGTTAGACAAAACAACTATGATGGAATGCACATATGTCTACAATACTGGCATATTTGTTTGGACTGCATCTTGTGATGTTACACTTTATGATGTTtctgttggtttgttttttgcagacaCTGCATCGAGCGCCCTCCCCAGGCTCTGATTTCTATGCTCTTCCTTTTCCTTGGGGGGGTCTTGCAACAAAGGGCCTTCGCTTGCCCAGCCAGAAGAGTGATGTCCATAGCACATGCTGGTTCTTCAAGCAACTGTCCACAAAATAATCAGGACAAGACGCTCACCCCTAGCTCTACGAGGCATGGGGGGCAAGGGGAAGGGGGGTGGGGGATGTAGAGTTCGAGCTATCAGAAAttattcctctgtctctctctttctccttctctcactcccttaCCAGTTATCTGTCTTTTCCctggcatttatttaattgacaTCAAATAGGCAAATCACATCCGTCACAAACACTTTGCATGACATGTGGTGGAGAGGGAGCCCTGTCCAAACAACCAGAATCGGAAAGCTTCAATGAGGCATTTCCAACACTCAGATTCAAGGTTACCTCAGCCGCTGACTCCATTGCTGTGTAGCTATTGTGCTTTTACACAAGTGAGAGAGTGCTGATCATGCAGAACGACAGTGTTAGTCTAATTTCACCGAAGACATTGCTgtgaaaaagtttttttttcacacgCAAAAGATAAACTTAAGACTTTGTGACCATGgctttattatcattagaaatggTGCTTTGTACCTCCTAATGACTAACATCCATTTAACAGTGAGGCTGGACTCAGAAGAGAGCACGCAGTGTATCCGGAACTATTTCAGAGTAAATAAGTCATTTAATTAGGAGATACTGTAATCCAAATCTATTTTGGTGTGTCTGTTCTCATTATCACCTTAGGGGGTTAACTGATGTGCTCAAGGTTACTGTAACTCGTCCCACCTTGGAAGAGTCCTTTGACCCCAAATCCCAATCCTGTCCCCAATCCCCAGCCTTTTCACAACACTGCTGCCCTGCGCAGCTGCTCGACGCGACTGTTAACTGGCAGACGTCTGCTCCACTCACAGACCGGCCTGCCTTTTAATAAAGTGCCAAATAAACCCTCTCCACAATGCTGCCAGGAACACAGGATGAATGGTTAGGGACAAACACATTACCTCTTGTTTGACGTCTTGATACACTGACACAATATGCATCTTCTAATGTTGCAATGACTAACAAATCGTACACAGCGCGACTCCAAAATTAGACCAAAAACAGTCTCGATGTGAGTGGAAAGCCTAGTTAAAACAACACCAATGCTCTGGCTGCTTCAGCATAAGGCTGGTGACCCTATCACAGACTAATGCTATGCCTTTCCATCATGGAATATATTACTGTTTCTGTTTATATATGCGTTTATCTACTTTCTTTTTCTCAGGGTCTATGATTGAGGCATGTACTAGAGGGGtctattttgtgcatttatttaataaacTTATTTTCATATACtgttttcctctccctctgtgcATAGGCCAGTATAGTGGCATATCTAGACTGATTTTGTAGTCCCTGCTTTGGGTACAGTTGCCTTTCTTGTGCACAGCACAGGTGGTCGTGGCTTTGATCATTACGCTCATTAAATCCTCCAGTTAATCTTTCTCAGATGGATCTCTCCAAAGCTGGCCCAGGCCACTTAGTCTGAGCTTATTGTTAAATTGGCTTAGACTAAAACCACACCCATCCCCCGGGTTAGATTGCCAACCTCTTCTGATTTTATGTGACATGCAATttgtaaaacaaatttaaacatgGATAAATTGCATTCAGGTTAAGTATGAAATTCAAATTAATGTGAAGAGGTGAGTGCTCCTGAAGTAATTTTCAGCCAAAAATAAACAGCCTGAGTTAGATTGACAACATCCTTTCCCTCTCGCCATGTCTCATGCAAATATTATTATAGGCAGCCTTCTCAATCACAGCATGAGAAGCTATTATTAAGAGAGCATCAGTACTCAGAGTGGTAATCTATGCCACCAAGCCCACcttgattaaaaatgtattaaatcctAAGGCACTGTGAAGAGGAATAATTTCAGTTCCACCATTACTTTTTCATTCGCTCACAGACAGAGATGTAGATTTCATTAATGCTGGTTGGAATGAGACAGCTTGGCCCAGGTCGTCTCATGTATTATTGGAGAAGCTTTGGAGGAGGCTGCGTATGGAGGCTCTAAGCAGGAGCTGGGATGCTGGAGTAGACTGGGGCAGCACAGGGGTTCAAATCAATGTCCCGTCTCAGAAGTTAAGAGTTAGAGCAACGTCTGTTTTTCATGAATGTATGCGCACCATCTGTACCAGCCATGCTGccctttcagagaccagagcaaatCCTAAAACTGTTTATACTACACAGTTACCACACATTCAATCTAAAAATCCAAAGCCAAATATCCCATGTTTCCAAGTTAGTGTCTTTTAGATGTGGTTTTGCTTAAAGACTCTGTTTGGGTGTGCAAGGTTGCACTTTTGCAATTCCATAATGCTGCTGGAAAATATACCCTGAAAACATGGTATGAAATGGTTTTCCAGTGTTTGTGACAATTATTGTCTGATTCTTGTCTAGCTGGTTGTCCAAAGCTTACTTTAAATACAGTGGaaacactgtatattttgtGGATGTAACAAAATAGAAAAGTAGTCTGCAGCACAATATGTCGTGGACACGTGAAAGCTTTCAGGCATTCTTCCTTGTTGATTATGGCCCACAACCCTCCCCTGCGCATCAGGTTAATGGGCCTTGTGGTGTGGAAGGACAAGCACATCCAGGCTCAAACTCAAATGGTAAACCAATACATTATGCTTGCAGAGCAAAACCATTTTGCTTAATGGTCTTTTCCAGCAAGGCTTATGCTGGGGAAGCTATTCCTATCCTATCCACATTTCCTCTTCAGTTCCTCTTCTCTGTGACATCACAGGGCCTGAGCAATGCTCCTATGCACTTGTTTCCTGGTAAACCGTGTTTTTGAAGAAACTGGCCAGTTGTGTTGAGTTTTCTGAGTCTGAAAACATTTGGCTGGAAGTGTGTAAAGATTGGGGATGAGCAGGGATGTAGTGTTACAGGTGAAGACAAGAATAAGCTAGTAGCATTCAGAAATTACTATCCAGTAAATTATCTTTACTTTCCACATATAAACAATATAGAAagttctttttatgcttttgaCATTCTGTCAAACCATTAACCTGAGAAAATCCTTTGAAGGAAATTGTACTATTTCACTATTTGTGGAATGGAATTCTTGTTTCAACACATTCCATGATTGTAATTTTAAATCTCTGAGCTAATCAAACTGCATCTGAATGGAGAGACACAGTGGTCAACGCAGAAGTGCACTTCTAATACATTGACACGTTTCCTCTGGCTGACGATGCTGAGGATGACTAAATTTGATCTCCCGTGAGAAAAGGCTGATCTGTCATTATCAGTGGAGCCTCAAAATGACACTTCCTTCACTCAGAGCAGCATCGGCCCCTGGCCAAGATGACGACCTGTTCTCTATCTGAGTGCCACTGTGTCCCAGGGGAATCCTGACTCTGTGCAGATGCAGTCTGCATTGCACCAGTGTTATAGGTCTCCAGCAGAAAGACAATGTATTAATCCTCAATCTTCTTTTCTGTCCATGATGTGCGCTCATATTAACCACCAGGCCAAATGTACAGTCCCTGTCTCTGTTTTTGGTGTTGAACTGggcaaaaataaatgacataaataaataaataaaacaagtgtaTCAGAAATGGTTGAAATACTGTGTACATATTTGAACTTTTGGTTTCTAATTTATAAAAGATAAGCTTTAGCTCTTGgagtacttattttatttttcctttcatGCGtagctttgtgttttttattttctatttctgtAAAGTGTGTAAATATATCTTTATGATAATAAGTAATATTAAAATCTTATTTTAAGAAGTCATGGAGTCGGGTGTCTTTTCTCACAGTGAGTACACAGTGCAAACAGTGCTGGAGATGATCTCCACATCTATTTAAAAACACTTGACTACTGACAGGTCAGCTTTCCAAGGCTTATAGTGCATACTAAGCATGGAGCTCTCTAATGTATCTCAGCTGCTGAGCACGCAAAGACTTCCATGTAAACAGTCAGAGCATCTGAGCATGTCAGATGTGCTTCCCACAAATATCAAGGCAGTTCAACTACCCTATGGTATGGTGTATGTATCACAAACTACCCTATGGCATGGTGTATGTATGACAAACAACAGAACATGTGCAAagat includes the following:
- the apln gene encoding apelin, whose translation is MNVKILTLVIVLLVSLLCSASAGPMASTEHGRELEETATVRKLVPPNPVRTGQSHRPAGWKRRRPRPRLSHKGPMPF